Genomic window (Saccharothrix australiensis):
TCGCCAACCCGGTCCTCGACCGGGCCGCGACCTACACGGGCGTCGGCCTGACCAACTACCTGAACGTGCTCTCCGGCGACCCCAGCTTCGGCTCGTTCTGGTCGACGCTGGTCCGCACGCTGGTCTGGACGTTCGGCTGCGTGCTCGGCCACTACGCCATCGGGCTCGGCCTGGCGCTGCTGCTCAACCGGCCGGTGCGGGGCCGCGCCGCCTACCGGGTGCTGCTCATCCTGCCGTGGGCCGTGCCCGCGTTCATCAGCGCGTTCGCGTGGAAGTACATGTTCAACGCCCAGTACGGGATCATCAACCAGGCGCTGCGCGCGGTCGGCCTGCCGGACCCGGTGTGGCTCGGCCAGTCCGACTGGGCGCTGGTCGCGGTCGTGGTGGTCAACGTCTGGCTGGGCGTCCCGTTCATGATGGTGGCGCTGCTGGGCGGCCTCCAGGCCATCCCCGGCGACCTGTACGAGGCGGCCGAGGTGGACGGCGCGTCGCCGTGGCAGCGGTTCCGGCACGTGACGCTGCCCGGCCTGCGGTCGGTGTCCGGGACCGTCGTGCTGCTCGGGACCATCTGGACGTTCAACATGTTCGCCGTGATCTACCTGATCACCGGGCCGAACCCGAACACCCGCATCCTGGTCACCTACGCGTTCGAGCGGTTCTTCTCCGGCGCTTCCCGCGACTACGCGATCGCGTCGACCTACGGGGTGCTGATCCTGTCCGTCCTGCTCGTGTTCGCGGGCGTCTACCGGCGGGCGCTGCGCCGGCAGGGTGAGGTGTGGTGATGTCCGCGCCGGTCGCCACCCGGGCGCCCGCAGCCCGCCGCGCCCGCGGGCGGCGGTCCAGGGTCGCGAGCGTCGCGCTGCACGCCGCGCTGGTCACCGCGTCGCTGATCGCCGTGTTCCCGGTGTTCTGGGTGCTCGTGACGTCGTTCAAGCCGGACGCGCGGGCCGTCGAGACGACGCCGCGGCTGTTCAACGAGTCCGGTGTGGACAACTACGCGCGCGTCCTGTCCGGCGAGAAGGGCGACTTCCTGGCGTGGTTCGGGAACTCGGTGCTCATCGCCGTGCTGACGACCGCGGTCTCGGTGTTCCTGTCGGCGACCACCGGTTACGCGGTGTCCCGGTTCCGGTTCCCCGGCAAGCGCCCGCTGATGCTGTCCTTCCTCGTGGTGCAGATGTTCCCGTTCGCGGTGCTGATCGTGCCGCTGTACAACATCCTGCTGTCGCTGGGGTTGCAGGGCACGAGCCTCGGCCTGGTGCTGGTCTACTGCACGACGGCGGTGCCGTTCTGCACGTACATGCTGAAGGGCTACTTCGACACCATCCCGACCGACCTGGACGAGGCGGGCCGGGTGGACGGGCTGTCGCCGTTCGGGGTGTTCTGGCGGCTGGTGCTGCCGCTGGCGCGGCCGGGGCTGGCGGTGACCGCGTTCTACGCGTTCCTGACGGCGTGGGGCGAGGTGGCGTTCGCGTCGGCGTTCCTGTCGGCGGCGGACGAATCGAAGACGCTCGCGGTCGGGTTGCAGGTGTTCGTGCAGCAGAACCGGACCGAGTGGGGCCACCTGGCGGCGGCGTCGATCCTGGTGGCCATCCCGGCGGTCGTCGTGTTCTACCTGGTGCAGCGCTTCCTGGTGACCGGCCTGTCGGCGGGCGCGGTGAAGGGCTGACCGCGTGGGCGGCACTGGACCAATGCACCCGTTCCCGTAAGCGCTTGCAATGCCTAACGTGGCGGCAAAGCCCGGTAGTGAAAGGTGCGTTCCACATGGCTGAGGTCGCCTACGACAAGGCGTCGCGGATCTTCTCCGGCAACCCGCCGGTCCGCGCGGTCGACGAGCTCTCCCTCGACGTGGCGGACGGCGAGTTCCTCGTCCTCGTCGGCCCGTCGGGCTCGGGCAAGTCGACGGCGCTGCGGATGCTCGCGGGCCTGGAGGACGTCGACGAGGGCGCGATCCGGATCGGCGGCAAGGACGTCACGAACGTGCCCCCGAAGGGCCGGGACATCGCGATGGTGTTCCAGTCCTACGCCCTCTACCCGCACATGACGGTCGCGGAGAACATGGGTTTCGCGCTCAAGCTGCGCGGCGTGAACAAGGCCGAGATCAAGGAGAAGGTCGCCGAGGCGGCCAAGATGCTCGACCTGACCAAGTACCTGGACCGCAAGCCGAAGGCGCTGTCGGGCGGTCAGCGGCAGCGCGTCGCGATGGGCCGGGCGATCGTGCGCGAGCCCTCCGTGTTCCTCATGGACGAGCCGCTGTCCAACCTGGACGCGAAGCTGCGCGTGGAGACCCGCGCGAACATCGCCGCGCTCCAGGCGCGGCTCGGCACCACCACCATCTACGTCACCCACGACCAGGTCGAGGCCATGACGATGGGTCACCGGGTGGCGGTGCTCAAGGACGGGCTGCTCCAGCAGTGCGACACCCCGCGCGCGCTGTACGACCGGCCGGCCAACGCGTTCGTCGCCGGGTTCATGGGCTCGCCCGCGATGAACCTCAAGACGGTGCCGCTGACCGCCGAGGGCGTGCGGCTGGACGGCGTCGTGGTGCCGCTGGAGCGCGCCGCGCTGGACACCGCCTCGGCGGAGGGCCTGGGCGAGGTCACGTTCGGCGTCCGGCCGGAGTCGCTGGCGCTGGTGTCGTCGCAGGACGCCGGCATGGAGATGACCGTCGAGCTGGTCGAGGAGCTGGGCGCGGACGCGCTGGTGCACGGCGCGGTGCGGATCGGGAAGTCGTCGGAGCGGTTCGTGGTCCGCGTGGACGGGCGCACGCCGCCCGCCCTGGGCCAGACGGTGAAGGTCGCGGTGCGCGACGCCACCGAGGTCCACCTGTTCCACCCGGAGTCGGGCGCACGCCTCGCCGGCTGACCACCGTCCTCCGTCCGAGGGCCACCTCCCCGCGCGGGAGGTGGCCCTCGACGCGTCGTGGACCCGGCGTGAACACCACGAACACCCGGTCGGTGGACACCCCGGTGGCGGAGCGTTCTAGACTGAACTCGACAACGGTTTCCATTGCCTATAGATCAGCCAGTCGAGGAGCCCGACCATGACCGTCCGTAACGCGATGCTCGGCGCGGTCGCCGCCGTGACCGCCGCCGTCGCCCTCACCGCCTGCGGCGGCGACCCCGCCACGCCCGCGGCGGACGGCAGGATCAAGGTCGTCACCTCGACCAACGTGTGGGGGAGCGTGGTGCGGGCGGTCGGCGGCGACGCGGTCGACGTCACCGCGATCATCAACGACCCGTCGGGCGACCCGCACTCCTACAACAGCAAGCCGTCCGACGTGGCCGCGGTGAAGGACGCCCGGCTCGTCGTGTTCAACGGCGGCGGCTACGACGACTTCTTCGCCTCCCTGCTCACCGCCGAGACCGAGGGCGCGCGGAAGATCGAGGCGTTCCCGCTGTCGGGCAAGGCGTCCGACCACGAGGAGCCCAAGCACGAGGAGCCGGGGCACGAGGAGCCGGGGCACACCGGAGAGGCGCACGGCCACGACCACGGCGTCAACGAGCACGTCTGGTACGACCTCGGCACGGTGCGCAAGGTCGCCGACCAGGCCGCCGCCGACCTGGCGGGCATCGCGCCCGACAAGAAGGACGCGTTCACCGCGAACGCCGCCGAGTTCGGGCGGCAGCTCGACGAGCTGCACCGGCGGGTCGAGGGCGCGGCCAAGGGCGGGAAGGTCCTGGAGACCGAGCCGGTCGCGCACTACCTCCTCGACGCCGCCGGCGCGCAGGACGCCACGCCCGAGACGTTCAGCGAGGCCGTGGAGGGCGAGACGGACATCCCCGCCGCCGCGCTCGCCGAGGTCACCCGACTGGTGGAACAGAAGCAGGTCGTGGCGGTCGTCCACAACGTGCAGACGGAGAACACCGCGGTCAAGCAGGTCGTGGAGAAGGCCCGGCAGACCGGTGTGCCCGTGGTGGAGGTCACCGAAACGCTGCCGGAGGGCGTCACGGGTTACCTTGACTGGATGACGAAGCAGGTGGACGCGCTGACGGGCGCGCTGCGCGGATGACCGCACAGGTGACGGACACGCCCGTGCGCGGCGCCGTGGCGCTGCGCGGCGCACGGCTGTCCTATGGGGACCGGGTGCTGTGGGACGGGCTGGACCTCGACGTCGCGCCCGGCGAGTTCGTCGCCGTGCTCGGGCCCAACGGCTCGGGCAAGACCAGCCTCATGCGCGTCCTGCTCGGCCTCCAGCCGCTGTCGGCGGGCACCGTGCACGTCGCCGGCGGGAACCGCCGCATCGGGTACGTGCCGCAGCAGCGCGCGGTGGACCCGTCGCTCACGCTGCGCGGCCGAGACCTGGTGGGCTTCGGCCTCGACGGGCACGGCTGGGGCCTGGGCTGGCGCAACCGGCGCACCCGCCGGGCCAGGGTGGACGAGGCGCTGGCCGCCGTGGGCGCGACCCGGTACGCCGACGAGCCGGTCGGCCTGCTGTCCGGCGGGGAGCAGCAGCGCCTGCGGGTGGCGCAGGCCCTGGTCGGCGACCCCGCCGTGCTGCTGTGCGACGAGCCGCTGCTGTCGCTCGACCTCGCGCACCAGCGGGTGGTCAGCGACCTGATCGACCGGCGGCGGCGCGCCGCGGGCACGGCGGTCCTGTTCGTGACCCACGAGATCAACCCGATCCTGCCGCTGGTCGACCGGGTGCTGTACCTGGTGGACGGCCGGTTCCGGATCGGCGCCCCGGCCGAGGTGATGACCTCGGCGGTGCTGTCCGAGCTGTACCGCACGAACGTCGAGGTGGTCCGGGTGCGCGACCAGATCCACGTGGTCGGCGCGCAGCACGTGTGCGAGGACGAGCCGCACCACGTGGCGGATGAGGGCTGATGGAGAACTTCTTCGACCTGTCGCTGACCTTCGAGCTGCTCGGGTACGGGTTCGTCCGGCAGATGCTGATCGCGGGCGCGGTGCTCGCCGTGGTCGCGGGCCTGCTCGGGCCGCTGGTGGTGACCCGCAAGATGGCGTTCGCCGTGCACGGCACGTCCGAGCTGGCGTTCACCGGCGCGGCGGCGGCGCTGCTGGTCGGCGTCGGCGTCGGGTACGGCGCGCTGGCCGGCGCGGTCGTGGCGGCGCTGCTGCTGGGCCTGCTGTCGCGGCGCGACTCCGACCGCGACTCGGTGATCGGCGCGATCCTGGCGTTCGGCCTCGGGCTGGGCGTGCTGTTCCTCTACCTCTACAAGGGACGGTCGGCGAACAAGTTCGGCCTCCTCACGGGCCAGATCGTCAGCGTCGGTTCCACGGACCTGTGGCTGCTGGTCGGCTCGTCGGTCGCCGTGCTGGCCGTGCTCGCGGTCATCTACCGGCCGCTGCACTTCGCCTCGGTCGACCCGGCGGTGGCGACGGCCCGCGGCGTCCCGGTCCGCGTGCTCTCGGTGGTCTTCGCGGTGCTGGTCGGCGTGGCGACGGCGCTGAGCGTGCAGGTCGTCGGCGCGCTGCTCGTGCTGTCCCTGATGATCACGCCCGCCGCCGCCGCGACCCGCGTGACGGCGTCGCCGGTCAAGGCGACCGTGCTGGCCGTGGTGTTCGCCGAGGCGGCGGTGCTGCTGGGCATCCTGCTGTCGCTCGCGCCGGGCGTGCCGGTGAGCGCGTTCGTCACGGCGGTGTCGTTCCTGATATACCTCGTGTGCCGAGCTTTCGGCCGTGCGCGGTCGCGCGCGGACGCCTGACACCGGCCGTCCACCAGGTGGGACGGCGACCTGGTGGCGCAGCGGCGCGCCCGCGGTCGGACTTGCGCAGGTCAGCGCCCGTGACCCGGTCGAACGGGGTGGCGTAACCGGCGCGTAACGGTCCGTTCGCGATCGGTGACCCAGACTGTGCCGCATGAGCAGCGCACCGGAGCGGCGCCTGCGGGCCGACCGGGCGCGCCAGGCGGCCGACGTGATCCGCAGGCAGGTCGTCCAACGGTCCTACCCGGACGGCGTCCTGCCCGACGAGCGGTTCCTCGCCGCCGAGTTCTCCGCGTCCCGCAACACCATCCGCGAAGCGCTGGCCCTGCTGCGGGAGGAGGGCCTGATCGAGCGCGTGCCCGGCGTGGGCACCGTCGTGGTGACCGAGAAGTGCGTGCACGGCCTCGACCGGCTGATGGGCCTCGCCGAGACCCTGCACGAGCAGGGCGAGGTCACCAACGACATCCGCGCCGCCGGGCCGATCAGGCCGCCCTCGTCGGTCGCGCGGCGGCTCCGGCTCGCCGACGGCGAACCGGTGGTCTACGTCGAACGCCTGCGCCGGCTCGACGGCCTGCCGCTGTCGCTCGACCTGACCTACCTGCCGGTGGACGTCGGCGCGCCGCTGCTGGCGCAGGACCTGCGCAACCACGACATCTTCTCGCTCATCGAGCAGACCTCCGGGCAGCGGCTCGGCGCCGCCGACGTGGCGCTGGAGGCGGTCAACGCCGACCTGCACTCCGCGACCGTGCTGGAGGTGCCCAGGGGCGCGGCGCTGCTGGTGGTGGAGCGGCTGAGCCACTTCGCCGACGGCCGCCCGGTCGACCTGGAGTTCATCCGGCTGCGCGGCGACCGGTTGACGATGCGCGCGGTGCTGGATCGCCGCGACTGACGTCTCGGCAGGCTCGGGCGCCCGAAGGCGGCGCGCCCACGAGAAGGGGAGCACACCCGTCATGGCCCTGGTGAACCACCGCGTCGACGTGCCGGTGACGATCGACGAATCGCTCTGCGTGGCCGGCTGCCGGCTGTGCGTGGACATGTGCCCGCTGGACTCGCTGGCCATCCACCCCGAGACCGGCAAGGCGCACATGCACGTGGACGAGTGCTGGTACTGCGGTCCGTGCGCCGCGCGGTGCCCGACCGGCGCGGTCCACATCAACATGCCCTATTTGCTGCGGTGAGAGGAGTTCCGGCGATGCGCAAGCTCCTGGCCGTGGCGCTGCTCGCGGCCGTGTCGGTGCCGGCGTGCGGCACGGGCGGGGCGTCCGGCGACGCCGTGCCGGTCGTGATCGGGTACCAGTCCAAGACCATCAACACGGTGACCGCCGGAACCCTGTTGCGGGAGAAGGGTTTCCTCGAACGGAGGCTCGCGGGCCTGGGTGACCGCACCGGCCGCCGGTACGAGGTCGTCTGGCAGGACTACGACACCGGCGCGCCGATCACCGCGCAGATGGTCGCGGGCAAGGTGGACATCGGGTCGATGGGGGACTACCCGTTGCTCATCAACGGCTCGCGCACCCGGCAGCGCGGCGGCGAGGGCAGCCGGATGGTGTCGGTCACCGGCTACAACGCGCGCGGCGCGCTGAACATGGTGGTGGTGCGGCCGGACTCGCCCGCGCGCACGCTCGCCGACCTGGCCGGGCGGAAGGTGTCCACGAGCGTCGGGTCCGCCGGGCACGGGACGCTGGTGCGGGCGTTGGGCGGCGTCCAGGTGACGGTGGAGAACCACCAGCCGTCGGTCGGCGCGTCGGCGTTGCAGGGCGGCGGGGTGGCGGCGCTGTCGCAGTTCGTGGCGTGGCCGGGGCAGCTCGTGTTCGCGGGGCAGGCCAAGGTGCTCTACGACGGGGCGGCCTTGGACTTCCCCACGCTGCACGGCGTCGTGGTGCGCGGGCCCTTCGCCGCGGCGCACCCGGACGTGCTGGCGGAGTTCCTGCGGGCGCAGCTCGACGCGACGGAGTACCTGCACCGCGCCCCGTTGGAGGCCGCGGAGGTCGTGGCCCGCGTGACGGGCCTGCCGCCCGAGGTGGTCTACCTCTACAACGGACCGAACGGCATCGCGACGTTCGACCTGTCGCTGAAGTCCGTGCTGCGCGCGGCGTTGCGGGACGACGTGCCGCTGCTGCGCTCGATCGGCGACATCGAACCGCTCGACGTCGACCGGTTCGTCGACGACGGACCGCTGCGGTCGGTGTTCGCCGGCACCGAGGACCTGGTCAATCCGGCGCGCGTGACCGGCGTCGACCCGGTGTGCGGCGTCGAGGTCGGCGACCCCGCCACGGCGGGCGAGGTGTGGTTCGAGGGCGAGGCGGGCACGCGCCCGGCGGCCACGCCGGACTGCCTGCTCCGGCAGGTCAAGCAGGCGGGCCGCGCGGTGCGGGCGGCGTACGTGCCGGACGCGGCGACGGGCACCCGGTGGTTCGCCGAGCACTCCTTCTGGGTGCGCGACGGCGACCGGCTGCTCCCGTTCACGACGGAGGCCGCCGCGGCCGAGCGCGGTCCGGTGCTGTCCTACGAGCAGGCGTTGGCGGAGGCGTGATGCCGGGTCGGTGGGTGCTGCGGGCGGTCTCGCTCGCGGCGGGACTGGCGCTGTGGCAGGTGTTGACGGCCACCGGCGCGCGGGTGTGGCTGCGGTTCGACCAGCTCCCGACCGTGGTGGAGGTGGCGGAGCGGTTCGCGCGGCAGGTGCGGCTGCCGGAGTACTACGAGGACCTCGCGAGCAGCCTGGCGCGGATCGGGTCCGGCTTCCTGCTCGCGGCCGTGCTCGGGACGGCGCTCGGCGTCGCGGTGGCGCGGTCCCGGCTGCTGGGCGACGTCCTGGGACCGGTGCTGGAGGTGGTGCGGCCGATACCGGCGATCGCGCTGGTGCCGATCGCGATCCTGCTGTTCCCGACCGACGAGCAGGGCATCGTGTTCATCACCTTCGTGGCCGCGTTCTTCCCGATCCTGGTCAGCACCCGGCACGCGGTGCGCGCGCTGCCGACGAGCTGGGAGGACGCGGTGCGCACGATGGGCGGCGGCCGGTGGCAGGTGCTGGTCAAGGTCGTGCTGCCGGGCACGCTGCCCGGCGTGTTCGGCGGCCTCTCGGTCGGCATGGGCGTGTCGTGGATCTGCGTCATCTCCGCGGAGATGATCTCCGGGCAGTTCGGCGTCGGCTACCGCACCTGGCAGGCGTACACGGTGGTGGACTACCCCGGCGTGATCGTCGGCATGGTCACCATCGGCCTGCTGGGCTGGCTCACGTCGGCCGCGGTGGAGCTGCTCGGCCGCCGCGCCACCCGGTGGCTGCCCCGGCGGGAGGCGCGGTCGTGAGCGTGCTGGTCGAGGGGCTGACCGCCGGGTACGGCCGGTCGCCGGTGCTGCGGGACCTGGACCTCCGGGTCGCCGACGGCGAGCTGCTGGTCGTGGCCGGGCCGTCCGGGTGCGGCAAGTCGACGCTGCTGCGGGTGATCGCGGGCCTGCTGCCCGCCACGTCGGGGCGGGTGCTGGTGGGCGGCGTGCCGG
Coding sequences:
- a CDS encoding carbohydrate ABC transporter permease — encoded protein: MRRFLDRHWYAYAMVLPVVVVIAALVLYPLAQGVFFTFTDINEGNIANPVLDRAATYTGVGLTNYLNVLSGDPSFGSFWSTLVRTLVWTFGCVLGHYAIGLGLALLLNRPVRGRAAYRVLLILPWAVPAFISAFAWKYMFNAQYGIINQALRAVGLPDPVWLGQSDWALVAVVVVNVWLGVPFMMVALLGGLQAIPGDLYEAAEVDGASPWQRFRHVTLPGLRSVSGTVVLLGTIWTFNMFAVIYLITGPNPNTRILVTYAFERFFSGASRDYAIASTYGVLILSVLLVFAGVYRRALRRQGEVW
- a CDS encoding sugar ABC transporter permease; translation: MSAPVATRAPAARRARGRRSRVASVALHAALVTASLIAVFPVFWVLVTSFKPDARAVETTPRLFNESGVDNYARVLSGEKGDFLAWFGNSVLIAVLTTAVSVFLSATTGYAVSRFRFPGKRPLMLSFLVVQMFPFAVLIVPLYNILLSLGLQGTSLGLVLVYCTTAVPFCTYMLKGYFDTIPTDLDEAGRVDGLSPFGVFWRLVLPLARPGLAVTAFYAFLTAWGEVAFASAFLSAADESKTLAVGLQVFVQQNRTEWGHLAAASILVAIPAVVVFYLVQRFLVTGLSAGAVKG
- a CDS encoding ABC transporter ATP-binding protein, producing the protein MAEVAYDKASRIFSGNPPVRAVDELSLDVADGEFLVLVGPSGSGKSTALRMLAGLEDVDEGAIRIGGKDVTNVPPKGRDIAMVFQSYALYPHMTVAENMGFALKLRGVNKAEIKEKVAEAAKMLDLTKYLDRKPKALSGGQRQRVAMGRAIVREPSVFLMDEPLSNLDAKLRVETRANIAALQARLGTTTIYVTHDQVEAMTMGHRVAVLKDGLLQQCDTPRALYDRPANAFVAGFMGSPAMNLKTVPLTAEGVRLDGVVVPLERAALDTASAEGLGEVTFGVRPESLALVSSQDAGMEMTVELVEELGADALVHGAVRIGKSSERFVVRVDGRTPPALGQTVKVAVRDATEVHLFHPESGARLAG
- a CDS encoding metal ABC transporter solute-binding protein, Zn/Mn family: MTVRNAMLGAVAAVTAAVALTACGGDPATPAADGRIKVVTSTNVWGSVVRAVGGDAVDVTAIINDPSGDPHSYNSKPSDVAAVKDARLVVFNGGGYDDFFASLLTAETEGARKIEAFPLSGKASDHEEPKHEEPGHEEPGHTGEAHGHDHGVNEHVWYDLGTVRKVADQAAADLAGIAPDKKDAFTANAAEFGRQLDELHRRVEGAAKGGKVLETEPVAHYLLDAAGAQDATPETFSEAVEGETDIPAAALAEVTRLVEQKQVVAVVHNVQTENTAVKQVVEKARQTGVPVVEVTETLPEGVTGYLDWMTKQVDALTGALRG
- a CDS encoding metal ABC transporter ATP-binding protein; this encodes MTAQVTDTPVRGAVALRGARLSYGDRVLWDGLDLDVAPGEFVAVLGPNGSGKTSLMRVLLGLQPLSAGTVHVAGGNRRIGYVPQQRAVDPSLTLRGRDLVGFGLDGHGWGLGWRNRRTRRARVDEALAAVGATRYADEPVGLLSGGEQQRLRVAQALVGDPAVLLCDEPLLSLDLAHQRVVSDLIDRRRRAAGTAVLFVTHEINPILPLVDRVLYLVDGRFRIGAPAEVMTSAVLSELYRTNVEVVRVRDQIHVVGAQHVCEDEPHHVADEG
- a CDS encoding metal ABC transporter permease, whose translation is MENFFDLSLTFELLGYGFVRQMLIAGAVLAVVAGLLGPLVVTRKMAFAVHGTSELAFTGAAAALLVGVGVGYGALAGAVVAALLLGLLSRRDSDRDSVIGAILAFGLGLGVLFLYLYKGRSANKFGLLTGQIVSVGSTDLWLLVGSSVAVLAVLAVIYRPLHFASVDPAVATARGVPVRVLSVVFAVLVGVATALSVQVVGALLVLSLMITPAAAATRVTASPVKATVLAVVFAEAAVLLGILLSLAPGVPVSAFVTAVSFLIYLVCRAFGRARSRADA
- a CDS encoding GntR family transcriptional regulator, which translates into the protein MSSAPERRLRADRARQAADVIRRQVVQRSYPDGVLPDERFLAAEFSASRNTIREALALLREEGLIERVPGVGTVVVTEKCVHGLDRLMGLAETLHEQGEVTNDIRAAGPIRPPSSVARRLRLADGEPVVYVERLRRLDGLPLSLDLTYLPVDVGAPLLAQDLRNHDIFSLIEQTSGQRLGAADVALEAVNADLHSATVLEVPRGAALLVVERLSHFADGRPVDLEFIRLRGDRLTMRAVLDRRD
- a CDS encoding indolepyruvate ferredoxin oxidoreductase subunit alpha; protein product: MALVNHRVDVPVTIDESLCVAGCRLCVDMCPLDSLAIHPETGKAHMHVDECWYCGPCAARCPTGAVHINMPYLLR
- a CDS encoding ABC transporter substrate-binding protein: MRKLLAVALLAAVSVPACGTGGASGDAVPVVIGYQSKTINTVTAGTLLREKGFLERRLAGLGDRTGRRYEVVWQDYDTGAPITAQMVAGKVDIGSMGDYPLLINGSRTRQRGGEGSRMVSVTGYNARGALNMVVVRPDSPARTLADLAGRKVSTSVGSAGHGTLVRALGGVQVTVENHQPSVGASALQGGGVAALSQFVAWPGQLVFAGQAKVLYDGAALDFPTLHGVVVRGPFAAAHPDVLAEFLRAQLDATEYLHRAPLEAAEVVARVTGLPPEVVYLYNGPNGIATFDLSLKSVLRAALRDDVPLLRSIGDIEPLDVDRFVDDGPLRSVFAGTEDLVNPARVTGVDPVCGVEVGDPATAGEVWFEGEAGTRPAATPDCLLRQVKQAGRAVRAAYVPDAATGTRWFAEHSFWVRDGDRLLPFTTEAAAAERGPVLSYEQALAEA
- a CDS encoding ABC transporter permease — its product is MPGRWVLRAVSLAAGLALWQVLTATGARVWLRFDQLPTVVEVAERFARQVRLPEYYEDLASSLARIGSGFLLAAVLGTALGVAVARSRLLGDVLGPVLEVVRPIPAIALVPIAILLFPTDEQGIVFITFVAAFFPILVSTRHAVRALPTSWEDAVRTMGGGRWQVLVKVVLPGTLPGVFGGLSVGMGVSWICVISAEMISGQFGVGYRTWQAYTVVDYPGVIVGMVTIGLLGWLTSAAVELLGRRATRWLPRREARS